The Mycolicibacterium hassiacum DSM 44199 genome includes a window with the following:
- the pptT gene encoding 4'-phosphopantetheinyl transferase PptT has translation MTAVSTLLSAVLPADTPGLAAAELYADPPQLAPLPEEEPLIARSVAKRRNEFVTVRHCAREALSRLGLPPVPILKGEKGEPCWPRGVVGSLTHCEGYRGAVVARQEAVRSVGIDAEPHGVLPDGVLDAISLPAERAELRSLPDGLHWDRILFCAKEATYKAWFPVVRRWLGFEDAHITFEVDDTGESGSFRSRILIDPTAPSGPPLEVLEGRWSVRNGLALTAIVL, from the coding sequence TGCCGGCCGACACACCGGGGCTGGCCGCGGCCGAACTGTACGCCGATCCGCCGCAGCTGGCGCCGCTGCCGGAGGAGGAACCGCTGATCGCCCGCTCGGTGGCCAAGCGGCGCAACGAGTTCGTCACCGTGCGCCACTGCGCCCGCGAGGCGCTGAGCCGGCTTGGGCTGCCGCCGGTGCCGATCCTCAAGGGGGAGAAGGGCGAGCCGTGCTGGCCGCGCGGCGTGGTGGGCAGCCTGACCCATTGCGAGGGCTACCGCGGCGCCGTGGTGGCCCGCCAGGAGGCCGTCCGGTCGGTGGGCATCGACGCCGAACCGCACGGCGTGCTGCCCGACGGGGTGCTTGACGCGATCAGCCTGCCCGCCGAACGCGCCGAGCTGCGGTCGCTGCCCGACGGCCTGCACTGGGACCGGATCCTGTTCTGCGCCAAGGAAGCCACCTACAAGGCGTGGTTCCCGGTGGTGCGCCGCTGGCTGGGCTTCGAGGACGCCCACATCACCTTCGAGGTCGACGACACCGGCGAGTCGGGCAGCTTCCGGTCCCGCATCCTGATCGACCCGACCGCGCCGTCCGGTCCGCCGCTGGAGGTGCTCGAGGGCCGCTGGTCGGTGCGCAACGGGCTGGCGTTGACGGCGATCGTGCTGTGA